From Natranaeroarchaeum aerophilus, one genomic window encodes:
- the cmk gene encoding (d)CMP kinase: MLLTVSGPPGSGKSTTAAALADEFGIEHVSGGDIFRSLADERGYSLAEFNELAEEDDQIDRDLDRRLQTIARERDDIVLESRLSGWLAADEADVRIWLDAPLHVRAVRIADREDKSVEQAKRETEEREASERERYLDYYDIDIADLSIYDLSINTARWDEATVFDLLVESVEGYDTASDEGKLQITADYEF; the protein is encoded by the coding sequence ATGTTACTAACAGTCTCCGGCCCGCCGGGGAGCGGGAAGAGCACTACTGCGGCGGCGCTGGCCGACGAGTTCGGCATCGAGCACGTGAGTGGCGGCGATATCTTCCGCTCGCTGGCCGATGAACGAGGCTACTCGCTCGCCGAATTCAACGAACTCGCCGAGGAAGACGATCAGATCGACCGCGATCTCGACCGACGACTCCAGACGATCGCTCGCGAACGCGACGATATTGTGCTCGAATCACGGCTGTCCGGCTGGCTCGCTGCCGACGAGGCTGACGTCCGAATCTGGCTCGACGCACCACTCCATGTTCGTGCTGTCCGGATCGCCGACCGGGAGGACAAATCGGTCGAGCAGGCCAAACGCGAGACGGAAGAACGGGAGGCCAGCGAGCGCGAACGGTATCTTGACTACTACGATATCGACATCGCCGATCTATCGATCTACGATCTGAGTATCAACACCGCTCGCTGGGACGAGGCGACGGTGTTCGACCTCCTCGTCGAATCCGTCGAGGGGTATGACACCGCGAGCGACGAAGGCAAGCTACAAATTACCGCCGACTACGAGTTCTAA
- a CDS encoding RNA-guided pseudouridylation complex pseudouridine synthase subunit Cbf5 — MRGPPAERSPAELLSFGVINLDKPPGPSAHQVTGDLRDAVGEHVPEDAYAGEWGAAHSGTLDPKVTGCLPVLLGDATRLAQVFLEGSKEYVAVLELHDDPPSDIEAVVSEFEGRLYQKPPKKSAVSRRLRVREIYDLDLLEVRERQALLRIRCESGTYIRKLCHDIGLALGTGGHMGHLRRTATDPFDDTDLHTMHDLVDALAALDEGEQEQLRDVISPAERALTHIPRVTIAHSAAQEVAEGAPVYAPGVIDVDGVDEKTAEPLVACYTPDGAAVCLGHLVGDPDAERGIVVELERVLV, encoded by the coding sequence ATGCGTGGTCCGCCAGCGGAACGATCGCCCGCCGAGTTACTTAGCTTCGGCGTCATTAATCTCGACAAGCCTCCCGGCCCCTCCGCACATCAGGTGACCGGCGACCTCCGGGATGCGGTCGGTGAACACGTCCCGGAGGACGCGTACGCCGGTGAGTGGGGCGCGGCCCACTCGGGGACGCTTGACCCGAAAGTAACCGGCTGTCTGCCGGTGCTACTTGGGGACGCGACCCGGCTCGCACAGGTGTTTCTCGAAGGAAGCAAAGAGTATGTCGCGGTCCTGGAACTTCACGACGATCCGCCCAGCGATATCGAGGCTGTCGTCTCCGAGTTCGAGGGACGACTGTACCAGAAGCCGCCGAAAAAGAGCGCCGTCTCGCGTCGTCTGAGAGTTCGTGAGATCTACGATCTCGATCTCCTGGAGGTACGAGAACGACAGGCACTCCTGCGGATCCGGTGTGAGAGCGGAACCTACATCCGCAAGCTCTGTCACGATATTGGGCTAGCTCTGGGAACCGGCGGACATATGGGTCATCTTCGCCGGACAGCTACCGACCCGTTCGACGACACCGATCTACACACCATGCACGATCTCGTCGACGCGCTCGCGGCACTCGATGAGGGCGAGCAAGAGCAGCTGCGCGACGTCATCTCGCCAGCAGAACGTGCCCTCACTCACATCCCACGTGTAACGATTGCTCATTCTGCCGCTCAGGAAGTAGCAGAAGGCGCACCGGTGTACGCGCCTGGCGTGATCGATGTCGACGGTGTGGATGAGAAGACGGCGGAGCCACTGGTCGCGTGTTACACGCCGGACGGTGCGGCGGTCTGTCTCGGACACCTGGTCGGCGATCCCGACGCCGAACGCGGGATCGTGGTCGAACTCGAACGCGTCCTCGTGTAG
- a CDS encoding YqjF family protein: MTNRPTALSMRWEDVLFAHWPVEPALVQPTLPDGLEVDEFEGQAYLSVVAFVMSDISPRGVPVGLSFPELNLRTYVTHGEGPPGIYFYNLDADDRIGVPVARTLFGLPYYRAKMDIARFHEGIRFRSRRTHDGVPPASFDATYRPTGEPYQPGAGTLESFLTERYRFYAVGRDRLPAVDLGGDQLYAGDIAHGPWTLRDADVEIDRNDLFDAAGFDVPESEPIYQYGPEIDVTAGRVRRL, encoded by the coding sequence ATGACCAATCGACCGACTGCGCTGTCGATGCGCTGGGAGGACGTACTCTTTGCTCACTGGCCGGTCGAGCCTGCTCTCGTCCAGCCGACGCTCCCGGACGGCCTCGAAGTCGATGAGTTCGAGGGGCAGGCGTATCTGAGCGTTGTCGCGTTCGTCATGAGCGATATCAGCCCGCGGGGCGTCCCGGTCGGGCTCTCCTTCCCCGAGCTGAACCTGCGTACCTACGTTACCCACGGGGAGGGACCACCGGGCATCTACTTCTACAATCTCGATGCCGACGACCGGATCGGCGTCCCAGTTGCCCGCACACTGTTCGGGCTCCCGTACTACAGAGCCAAGATGGACATCGCCCGGTTTCACGAGGGGATCCGATTCCGAAGCCGCCGAACTCACGACGGCGTTCCACCCGCATCCTTCGACGCCACGTATCGACCGACCGGAGAACCATATCAGCCGGGGGCGGGAACGCTGGAGAGCTTCCTGACCGAGCGCTATCGGTTCTACGCGGTTGGCCGTGATCGACTCCCAGCGGTCGACCTCGGCGGTGATCAGCTGTACGCCGGGGATATTGCACACGGCCCCTGGACGCTTCGGGACGCCGACGTCGAGATCGATCGGAACGACCTGTTCGATGCCGCCGGGTTCGACGTCCCGGAAAGCGAGCCGATCTACCAGTACGGTCCCGAAATTGACGTCACAGCCGGTCGAGTGCGGCGGCTGTAG
- a CDS encoding endonuclease/exonuclease/phosphatase family protein, whose translation MNTLWVMSYNVRYDTSEDGEDSWSERRDGVAEIVRTRRPDLVGFQEPLPHQLADLRDRLPEYEILGEGRRADGGGEHTPIGFRRDRFSLLDRETFWLSETPDQPGSVGWDAELPRIATRFWLRDEQTGQTLTHCNTHLDHVGEQARREAAALLVRELDSDGPTILTGDCNCEPDSPPYRLLADSSLRDARAVSTTPPFGPPTTRTDFESLHDTWIIDHIFVDSAFSVRQSGTCSETDRRHRYPSDHLPVLAELQYGNH comes from the coding sequence ATGAACACGCTGTGGGTCATGAGCTACAACGTCCGGTACGATACGTCGGAGGATGGTGAGGATTCGTGGTCCGAGCGCCGGGACGGCGTCGCGGAGATCGTCCGTACGCGTCGTCCGGATCTCGTGGGGTTTCAGGAGCCGCTTCCCCACCAACTCGCCGACCTTCGAGATCGGCTTCCGGAGTACGAGATTCTCGGAGAGGGACGACGGGCGGACGGTGGCGGCGAGCACACGCCAATCGGGTTCAGGCGTGATCGGTTCTCGCTACTGGATCGAGAGACGTTCTGGCTCTCCGAGACGCCCGACCAGCCTGGTAGCGTCGGCTGGGATGCCGAGCTGCCACGGATCGCGACCCGCTTCTGGCTGCGCGACGAGCAGACCGGACAGACACTCACGCACTGTAACACGCATCTCGACCACGTGGGGGAGCAGGCCCGACGCGAAGCAGCGGCGCTGCTCGTGCGTGAACTCGACAGCGACGGGCCGACGATTCTGACAGGTGATTGTAATTGTGAACCTGATTCTCCGCCGTATCGACTGCTCGCAGACTCCTCGTTGCGTGACGCTCGTGCTGTGAGTACCACGCCACCCTTCGGCCCCCCGACCACCCGGACGGACTTCGAGTCGCTGCACGACACGTGGATTATCGACCACATCTTCGTCGACAGCGCGTTCTCCGTCCGACAGTCTGGCACCTGCTCAGAGACGGATCGCCGGCATCGCTACCCCTCGGATCATCTGCCGGTACTCGCGGAGCTACAATACGGCAACCATTGA
- a CDS encoding DUF7573 domain-containing protein, with the protein MPEDSSLTEYMETADDQSSTSPEDETGAQSPDVNDDTVTVTFTWSGDGGHCAECKETVTRRWTSAGQLVCTDCKDW; encoded by the coding sequence GTGCCTGAAGACTCGTCGCTGACCGAGTACATGGAGACGGCTGACGATCAGTCATCGACATCGCCCGAGGACGAAACGGGAGCGCAGTCGCCGGACGTGAACGACGATACGGTGACAGTGACGTTCACGTGGAGCGGTGACGGCGGGCACTGTGCGGAGTGCAAGGAAACGGTCACGCGTCGTTGGACCAGCGCTGGCCAGCTCGTCTGTACTGACTGCAAGGACTGGTAA
- a CDS encoding DUF7504 family protein has translation MSDDTIDVMEGGSVLLLGVSGSVTEECCDTLLDVGPAANRAEIRVNFPADITDRTRLDTGTTGRQPNKHGQITVGDVLRSAESSDPDFDAPVATDIVEDSDNLTEIGTSVSKFCETWSKSDHRIVLCFDSITQLLENSDPEVVFQFLHTLLERLEGVDTISHFHIDPDSHDEQLIATFSSLFDEVVDPNDPGELLDESDLEDETEDTEPSLSDGIPATSGSSQASDDDIADRLNDQPSTQENSTQSRRAATTEATDDDIAEQLDELDSTEPDE, from the coding sequence ATGAGCGATGACACGATCGACGTAATGGAAGGTGGATCGGTATTACTGCTAGGTGTTTCAGGATCGGTAACTGAGGAATGCTGTGACACACTTCTGGATGTCGGTCCAGCAGCCAACAGAGCCGAGATACGTGTGAACTTTCCTGCGGATATAACTGATCGAACTCGTCTCGATACGGGAACGACTGGACGACAGCCGAACAAGCATGGACAGATCACTGTCGGTGACGTTCTACGGTCCGCAGAGTCATCGGATCCGGATTTCGATGCACCAGTCGCGACCGATATCGTCGAAGACTCCGACAATCTGACTGAGATTGGAACGTCTGTGAGCAAGTTCTGTGAGACATGGTCGAAGAGCGATCACCGGATCGTCCTGTGTTTCGATTCGATCACACAACTCCTGGAGAACTCCGATCCGGAAGTCGTTTTTCAGTTCCTGCATACGCTCCTCGAACGGCTCGAAGGCGTGGATACCATCTCACATTTCCATATCGACCCTGACAGCCACGACGAGCAACTGATCGCCACGTTCTCGTCGCTGTTCGACGAAGTCGTTGATCCGAACGATCCTGGAGAGCTACTCGACGAGTCGGACCTCGAAGACGAGACGGAGGACACTGAGCCATCGCTCAGTGACGGTATTCCGGCGACATCTGGATCGTCACAGGCCTCTGATGATGACATCGCCGACCGCCTGAACGACCAGCCGAGCACACAGGAAAACAGCACACAGAGTCGACGTGCCGCGACCACGGAAGCAACCGACGACGACATCGCCGAACAATTGGACGAGCTCGATAGTACCGAGCCTGACGAATAG
- a CDS encoding carboxylate--amine ligase produces MSTDEDWDSALIPTGFDPGSYSCVRSLSRCGIRTIVASEHDDVPAAGSRFCDEFLHIPSPHEDLLDYRDALLGIAARDDVKTILPLRPQDTYLFSLYESLFEDYVSLVTPPMETLRTVHDRVLLVEAAKSADVPVPETRLLSDVEHVDRDLIVKSRYNLLASEYLDSYSERESATAKSVSHYRPGDEFDRDALTEEMGHDPIVQEYIPSSAEYVFGALYNHGDAVATFQHRQIRGNSYTGGGGVYRKSVDISELERVGRQLLDSIEYHGLACIEYMRHEETDEFVLTEINPRLWQSLPCAVRAGADFPWYYWLLATGQSDLIDPHYEVGVGSHLLYGEFGHLRSVFTDESPIVPRPSARGTAWQIVQSCYDDPHFDNLRFDDPRPFVRGLGHVLKKGK; encoded by the coding sequence ATGTCCACGGACGAAGATTGGGATAGTGCACTGATACCAACGGGGTTCGATCCCGGCAGTTACTCGTGTGTCCGGTCACTGTCTCGCTGCGGGATCCGAACAATCGTTGCCTCGGAGCACGACGATGTTCCCGCTGCGGGATCACGATTTTGTGACGAGTTTCTCCATATCCCGTCGCCACACGAGGACCTGCTGGACTACCGCGACGCACTCTTGGGAATTGCAGCCCGTGACGACGTCAAGACGATTCTGCCGCTCAGGCCGCAGGACACGTATCTGTTCTCGCTATACGAGTCGCTGTTCGAAGATTACGTCTCACTGGTGACGCCACCGATGGAGACACTCAGAACGGTCCACGACCGAGTGTTGCTCGTCGAGGCGGCGAAATCGGCGGACGTCCCCGTCCCTGAAACCCGTCTCCTTTCCGATGTCGAACACGTCGACCGTGATCTGATCGTTAAATCACGGTACAACTTGCTCGCGAGCGAATACCTCGACTCGTACTCGGAGCGAGAATCGGCGACCGCAAAGTCCGTGAGTCACTACCGGCCGGGGGACGAGTTCGACCGTGATGCGCTCACCGAGGAGATGGGCCACGATCCCATCGTCCAGGAGTACATTCCCTCAAGTGCCGAGTACGTCTTCGGAGCGCTCTACAATCACGGCGACGCAGTTGCGACCTTCCAACACCGCCAAATTCGTGGGAACTCCTACACCGGCGGCGGTGGCGTCTACCGAAAATCGGTCGATATCTCAGAGCTCGAACGTGTCGGACGGCAACTCCTCGACAGCATCGAGTATCACGGCCTCGCTTGCATCGAGTACATGCGTCACGAAGAGACCGATGAGTTCGTCCTCACCGAGATCAACCCCCGGCTCTGGCAGTCGCTGCCCTGTGCGGTCCGTGCCGGTGCTGATTTCCCGTGGTACTACTGGCTACTGGCGACAGGCCAATCCGATCTGATCGACCCACACTACGAGGTCGGCGTCGGGTCGCACCTGCTGTACGGCGAATTCGGGCACCTCCGGAGCGTCTTCACCGACGAGTCACCGATCGTCCCCCGTCCTTCTGCGCGGGGAACGGCCTGGCAGATCGTCCAGTCGTGCTACGATGATCCACACTTCGATAACCTCCGATTCGACGATCCACGACCCTTCGTTCGTGGTCTCGGACACGTCCTGAAAAAAGGGAAGTGA
- a CDS encoding NUDIX hydrolase, whose protein sequence is MTDDSLSWETIDSRISYTCPGFDVVTDDVRLPDGTETTFDYLSEPPAVILLPFTSDDDVVIIEEWRQAVGRINRGLPVGSVEADDESLIAAARRELREETGYEGDEFEQLTTVEPMNGAANSVYHIFVAEGCEPTAEQDLDHNESIRVDTTTFEALHDAIANDEIRDGRTVLAVLRYALVADERNP, encoded by the coding sequence GTGACTGACGATAGCCTCTCGTGGGAGACCATCGACTCCCGGATTTCCTACACGTGTCCCGGCTTCGACGTCGTAACCGACGACGTCCGTCTGCCCGATGGCACTGAAACGACGTTCGACTATCTCTCGGAACCACCAGCGGTGATCCTACTACCGTTTACCTCGGACGATGATGTTGTCATCATCGAGGAGTGGCGACAGGCAGTCGGCCGCATCAATCGCGGACTGCCGGTCGGGAGCGTCGAAGCGGACGACGAGTCGCTGATTGCCGCCGCCCGCCGGGAACTCCGTGAGGAGACCGGCTACGAGGGCGATGAGTTCGAGCAGTTGACCACGGTCGAACCGATGAACGGGGCCGCAAACAGCGTCTATCACATTTTTGTCGCGGAGGGCTGTGAACCGACCGCCGAGCAGGACCTCGATCACAACGAAAGTATCCGCGTCGACACAACGACGTTCGAGGCACTTCACGACGCCATCGCCAACGACGAGATCCGCGACGGGCGGACGGTGCTAGCGGTCCTCCGGTACGCGCTGGTCGCCGACGAACGGAATCCTTAG